The stretch of DNA AGCGCGGTCTACCACGGGAGTTCGGGCGCGTCGACCCATCTGGTCTTCGACGTGACTGGCTACTACCTGGCGGATCTCGCCGGGGCGCGATTTGTGCCGCTCGTCCCGGGCCGCGTGCTCGACAGCCGCTTCATCACCGGACTGGCCGGGCCGTTCGTCTCAGGGACCCCCAGGGTGCTGACCGTCGTCCCGGGCGGCGCCGTCCCGACAACCGCGGCCGCGATCACCGGCAATCTGACCGTCGTCAACGCGCGCTCGGCGGGCTGGGTCGCCCTGACCGAGCAGCCGACCGCCAGCCCGGGCAGCACGTCCACCCTGAACTTCCCGGCCGCCGACACGAGAGCCAACGGGATCACCGCGCCACTGTCACCAGCTGGCACTGTCGCTCTGATCTATGTCGGGACGAGCGGCACCACCACCGACCTCATCCTCGACGTCACCGGCTACTTCCACTAGCAAGATCGAGGCCCGCTTTACCGTCGCCGGCCAGCCGAGCGAGCCCCGTGCCCTGTTGACCGCCACCGAAGAGGCGAAGATCGCTGCGCTCGTGAAGAAGCCGCGAGCTAGGCGGCGGCACCTGGCCGAGGCCTAACCCAGCCTTGCGATCGCTTCGTCGGTCGATACGACATCGGCGAATTCGTCGTGGAGGCTCGCGAGACTCGTGCGGTGGATCAGGTCGGCGGGGAAGACCTCTCCGTCCGGTCCTTCCCGATCGAAGGTTGCACACGAATCGCCGACGACCCAAGTCTCGAATCCGAGGTTGCCCGACATCCTCGCCGTGGTTGACCCACAGTGGTCGGTTGTCAGTGCTGCGATCACGACCGTGGTGGCGCCCGCTGCGCGAAGCCGCTCTTCCAGATCGGTTCCGATGAATGCGGAGTTGACTCCCTTGGTCAAGACCGGCTCATCCGCCAGCGGCATCGCTTCCGGCTTGAACTCGAACCCGGGGTCACCCTCGTTGAAGAAGTG from Chloroflexota bacterium encodes:
- a CDS encoding cysteine hydrolase family protein gives rise to the protein MPEKPTLVIVDMQRAFDDPVWGKRNNPGAEGNVARLLAAWRAADAPVIHVRHRETDPEWHFFNEGDPGFEFKPEAMPLADEPVLTKGVNSAFIGTDLEERLRAAGATTVVIAALTTDHCGSTTARMSGNLGFETWVVGDSCATFDREGPDGEVFPADLIHRTSLASLHDEFADVVSTDEAIARLG